A stretch of Labrus bergylta chromosome 19, fLabBer1.1, whole genome shotgun sequence DNA encodes these proteins:
- the LOC110002766 gene encoding major histocompatibility complex class I-related gene protein-like isoform X5, producing MKTLVFVSLVGLFLHDTTAEMHSMKYFYTASSEVTNFPEFVTVGMVDDFQIDYYDSNTKRDVPKQDWMKKVTEDKADYWEWQTERAVYYQHVFKVNLDTAKQRFNQTGGVHIVQRMYGCEWDDETGDVNGYDQHGYDGEDFIVLDLKTMTWVAPQQQAVVTKQKWDNNKAELERFKNYLTKECVDWLKKYVNYGRSSLMRTDLPTVSLLQKTPSSRVTCHATGFYPNRAMMFWRKDGEELHEDVDKGEILPNHDGSFQISADLQLPSDDWGKYDCVFQLSGVKEDIVTKLDKREIKTNYGVV from the exons ATGAAGACtctggtgtttgtgtctctcgTGGGATTATTCCTCCACGACACGACGGCAG AGATGCACTCTATGAAGTATTTCTACACGGCGTCTTCTGAAGTCACAAACTTCCCAGAGTTTGTGACTGTTGGGATGGTTGATGATTTTCAGATAGATTACTACGACAGTAACACCAAGAGGGACGTACCCAAACAGGACTGGATGAAGAAAGTCACAGAAGACAAAGCTGACTACTGGGAGTGGCAGACTGAGAGAGCTGTGTATTACCAGCATGTCTTCAAAGTCAACCTTGACACTGCAAAGCAGCGGTTCAACCAAACTGGAG gtgttcacaTTGTCCAGAGGATGTACGGCTGTGAGTGGGATGATGAGACTGGAGATGTTAATGGTTATGATCAGCATGGTTATGATGGAGAAGACTTCATAGTTCTGGACCTGAAGACAATGACGTGGGTCGCTCCACAACAACAGGCTGTCGTCACCAAACAGAAGTGGGATAATAACAAAGCTGAGTTAGAGCGTTTTAAGAACTACCTCACCAAGGAGTGCGTTGACTGGCTGAAGAAGTATGTGAACTATGGGAGGAGCTCTCTGATGAGAACAG ACCTCCCCACAGTGTCTCTCCTCCAGAAGACTCCCTCCTCTCGGGTCACCTGCCACGCTACAGGTTTCTACCCCAACAGAGCCATGATGTTCTggaggaaagatggagaggagctTCACGAGGACGTGGACAAGGGAGAGATCCTCCCCAACCACGACGGCTCCTTCCAGATCAGCGCTGACCTTCAACTGCCTTCTGATGACTGGGGGAAGTACgactgtgtgtttcagctctctGGTGTGAAGGAGGACATCGTCACCAAACTGGACAAACGAGAGATCAAGACCAACTACG